The Montipora capricornis isolate CH-2021 chromosome 1, ASM3666992v2, whole genome shotgun sequence genome contains a region encoding:
- the LOC138056654 gene encoding uncharacterized protein, whose protein sequence is MDHILCFNCGRSGHRAEQCRRRGCLKCKYKHHTSICDKRERASSMQNEVSQTSSLTEVSLTGYTTYAEEKVLPAIIPVCVEGEILWAYLDTGSGRNFISREVVKKLKLKPARHESREILTVNGSKVQSIPIFDTSIVSLDGKACEKIELTGSRLADFTTARRPDMNQLKLKYSHTQDKRFYMTSGGEYQIHLIPGDSMYSRIRTERVFKGNPGEPLVEETSFGWVVHGGDEYTSDGVCMYLREVNDYEKLYSLDVLGVEDRGENDQFDVLRDFKENIARRDDGRYEVSFLWIPGAELSSANEVLSRKRLQNVERRLSKNENLREEYADIIEEQLRVGIVEEVPERPTGERVFYMPHKPVIKESAVTTKVRMVFDASAKPYPFANSINDCIFTGPPLQPLLWDIMVRARMSTNLLLGDIEKAFLQIGVKAKDRDAFRFLFNVKGEERHLRFMRVPFGVEASRFVLGATLQNHLQQQGTAFEDTVRALKENT, encoded by the coding sequence ATGGATCATATCTTGTGTTTTAACTGTGGACGTTCAGGTCACAGAGCAGAGCAGTGCCGTAGGCGAGGGTGCCTGAAGTGCAAGTACAAGCATCATACAAGCATATGTGATAAGCGAGAGAGAGCGAGCAGCATGCAGAATGAAGTGTCACAAACCAGCAGTCTAACTGAAGTGTCATTGACAGGCTACACTACTTATGCAGAGGAGAAAGTACTACCTGCTATAATTCCTGTTTGTGTTGAAGGTGAGATTCTCTGGGCTTACCTGGACACAGGATCAGGTCGCAACTTCATATCGAGAGAGGTGGTGAAGAAGTTAAAGCTAAAGCCAGCACGCCATGAGTCCCGTGAGATCCTGACAGTGAATGGAAGTAAAGTCCAGTCCATCCCAATATTTGATACCAGTATTGTCTCTCTAGACGGGAAAGCATGTGAAAAAATTGAACTGACTGGTTCCAGGCTAGCAGACTTTACCACTGCGAGAAGGCCAGACATGAACCAGCTGAAACTCAAGTACTCACACACACAAGACAAGAGGTTCTACATGACATCTGGAGGAGAGTATCAGATACATCTTATTCCTGGAGACAGTATGTACAGCAGAATCAGGACAGAGAGAGTGTTCAAAGGAAACCCTGGAGAGCCCTTAGTAGAAGAGACCAGCTTTGGTTGGGTTGTTCATGGTGGAGATGAGTATACAAGTGATGGTGTGTGTATGTATCTGAGAGAAGTCAATGATTATGAGAAACTGTACAGTTTGGATGTGCTTGGAGTTGAAGATCGGGGGGAGAATGACCAGTTTGATGTACTGCGTGACTTTAAAGAGAACATTGCGAGAAGAGACGATGGGAGGTATGAAGTCAGTTTCCTCTGGATTCCAGGAGCTGAGTTATCGAGCGCAAACGAGGTGTTGAGCAGGAAGCGTTTGCAGAATGTTGAGAGGAGATTGTCAAAGAATGAGAACTTGAGAGAAGAATATGCTGACATCATCGAAGAGCAACTGCGGGTGGGCATAGTAGAAGAAGTTCCTGAGAGGCCGACGGGTGAACGAGTGTTCTACATGCCACATAAACCAGTTATCAAGGAGAGTGCAGTAACTACAAAGGTCCGTATGGTATTTGACGCCAGTGCTAAGCCCTACCCGTTCGCCAACAGCATCAATGATTGTATTTTCACTGGCCCCCCATTGCAGCCACTGCTCTGGGACATTATGGTGAGAGCACGCATGTCTACAAACCTACTCCTTGGTGACATCGAGAAAGCGTTTCTGCAGATAGGTGTTAAGGCAAAAGACAGAGATGCTTTCAGATTTCTCTTCAATGTCAAAGGAGAAGAGCGGCATCTGAGGTTCATGCGAGTACCTTTTGGAGTGGAAGCCAGTCGTTTTGTGTTAGGAGCCACTCTGCAGAATCACCTTCAGCAGCAAGGAACAGCATTTGAAGACACAGTCAGAGCACTGAAGGAGAACACCTAA
- the LOC138056660 gene encoding uncharacterized protein has protein sequence MESREQYPKATETILEYTYMDDSMASAPSDEECLELYDQLSKLWRSAGMHARKWLSNSERVLEKIPKGDRAAEVDLDKGNLPSVKTLGVLWLAKEDVVTYRANPPDDDYPLTKRNFLRKIAMLFDPMGFLAPYVIRAKIRLQDMWTSGLDRDDLLDQSQARSVRE, from the coding sequence ATGGAAAGCAGGGAACAGTACCCGAAAGCTACTGAAACGATCTTGGAGTACACATACATGGATGATAGTATGGCCTCTGCACCTAGTGATGAGGAATGCCTAGAACTGTATGACCAGTTATCAAAACTGTGGCGGTCAGCCGGTATGCACGCAAGGAAATGGCTTTCAAACTCCGAGCGAGTACTTGAGAAGATTCCAAAAGGAGACAGAGCCGCTGAAGTTGATTTAGACAAAGGAAATTTGCCTTCGGTAAAGACACTTGGCGTGTTGTGGCTGGCCAAAGAAGATGTTGTTACTTACAGAGCGAACCCACCTGACGATGACTATCCCTTAACCAAGCGGAACTTTCTGCGCAAAATAGCTATGTTGTTTGATCCTATGGGGTTCCTAGCACCTTATGTGATTAGAGCAAAGATACGTCTTCAAGACATGTGGACCTCTGGATTGGACAGGGATGACCTACTAGACCAAAGCCAAGCTAGAAGTGTGCGAGAGTAA
- the LOC138056682 gene encoding uncharacterized protein codes for MSVRIGGMVSRELDDPVDSETYWTDSTTVLKYIRNEAKCFHVFVANCVQSIRDQTDPAQWRYVESKNNPADDASRGLNGYQLSDQQRWIKGPNFLWLPESEWPEPPCVLNSVLNNDSDVKKVQVLTTVVDKKADILTRLGRFSNWYRMKKCIAWILRLKQLLTHKQLPLTGKAHRTRNAAIKDTSRESFTVEEMQRTEKTILQLVQDSAFPRELEVLWKIQREHCQESCDFSRARKAEIKKSSTFYQLDPVLDKNGLLRVWGRLGKSRVFPDDFKHPVILPKKSFVVNLVIRDTHERVGHSGQSITLGTLRSKYWIINANSVVRHFISKCMTCPGPRGVISEQKMADLPKERLSPAPPFTYCGVDYFGPFFIKEGRKETNRYGALFTCLSSRVVHIETANSLETDSFLNALRRFVARRGSVREIRSDQDTNLVGAEKELRRVLEEMDSGSIQRSLCREFKADWVQWKQNPPSASHMGGVWERQIRSVRSILTAWLVLIADDRAARNDWPMA; via the coding sequence ATGTCTGTTCGAATAGGTGGAATGGTTTCCAGAGAGCTAGATGATCCCGTTGATAGTGAGACCTACTGGACCGATAGCACAACTGTATTGAAGTACATACGAAACGAAGCGAAGTGTTTCCATGTGTTTGTAGCAAATTGCGTGCAAAGTATCCGAGATCAAACAGATCCTGCTCAGTGGAGGTATGTTGAATCCAAGAACAACCCGGCTGATGATGCATCGCGTGGTCTGAATGGTTATCAATTATCTGATCAGCAACGTTGGATCAAAGGCCCCAATTTCTTATGGTTACCCGAGAGTGAATGGCCCGAGCCTCCTTGTGTCCTGAATAGCGTCCTCAACAATGATTCTGATGTCAAGAAAGTTCAAGTGCTAACTACTGTTGTCGACAAAAAGGCAGACATCCTGACGAGGCTTGGGCGTTTCAGTAACTGGTATCGCATGAAGAAATGCATCGCCTGGATACTTCGCCTCAAGCAATTATTAACCCACAAGCAGTTACCGCTGACAGGCAAAGCACACAGAACGAGAAATGCAGCCATTAAAGACACGAGTCGCGAATCATTCacggttgaagaaatgcagcgcACAGAGAAAACCATTCTCCAACTGGTACAAGATAGTGCGTTTCCTAGGGAGCTTGAAGTATTATGGAAGATCCAGCGAGAGCACTGTCAGGAGAGTTGTGATTTTTCAAGAGCCAGAAAAGCAGAAATCAAGAAATCTAGCACATTCTATCAACTTGATCCTGTTCTAGACAAGAATGGCTTGCTGCGTGTTTGGGGAAGACTTGGCAAATCACGAGTGTTTCCAGATGATTTCAAACACCCGGTTATCCTCCCAAAGAAGAGTTTCGTGGTGAATCTCGTTATTCGTGACACACATGAAAGGGTTGGCCATTCCGGTCAAAGCATCACCTTGGGCACGCTTAGGAGCAAATATTGGATCATCAACGCCAATTCCGTTGTAAGGCACTTCATCTCAAAGTGTATGACGTGTCCCGGGCCTCGTGGTGTAATCAGTGAGCAAAAGATGGCTGATCTTCCCAAAGAAAGATTATCACCAGCCCCTCCATTTACGTATTGTGGTGTCGATTACTTTGGCCCGTTTTTTATCAAAGAAGGACGCAAGGAAACGAATCGTTACGGTGCGTTGTTTACGTGCTTATCAAGTCGGGTCGTGCACATCGAGACTGCAAACTCGCTAGAAACTGATTCCTTTCTGAATGCTCTACGACGCTTTGTTGCAAGAAGAGGGTCAGTGCGTGAGATCAGATCTGATCAGGATACAAATCTTGTTGGGGCAGAGAAAGAATTACGAAGAGTTCTAGAAGAGATGGATAGCGGCTCAATTCAGAGAAGCTTATGCAGAGAGTTCAAGGCTGATTGGGTACAATGGAAGCAAAACCCTCCCTCTGCTTCCCACATGGGTGGCGTGTGGGAGCGCCAAATCCGTTCTGTACGCTCAATTCTCACTGCATGGCTGGTCCTCATCGCAGATGATCGAGCCGCCCGAAACGATTGGCCTATGGCCTGA
- the LOC138056693 gene encoding uncharacterized protein — protein sequence MVDKITANIKQGAFMAKIDLKSVYRYVPLHPSNYQAMGLKWKFNNANSFTYLYDNKLPFGAKQSPEIFHRLTQSITRMMSRRGFFVVAYLDDFLIISESEHDCWTAFWELITLLGRLGLTVNWNKVVYPCQRLTYLDIEIDSKRRQLRLPDHKL from the coding sequence ATGGTGGACAAGATCACAGCAAATATAAAGCAAGGAGCCTTTATGGCGAAAATTGATCTGAAAAGCGTGTACCGCTACGTACCACTTCATCCATCAAATTACCAAGCAATGggtttgaaatggaaatttaacAACGCTAACTCTTTTACATATCTGTATGACAATAAACTCCCGTTCGGAGCAAAACAGAGCCCCGAAATCTTTCACCGCCTCACACAATCGATCACGCGAATGATGTCACGACGTGGCTTCTTTGTCGTCGCTTACTTAGATGATTTTCTCATAATATCCGAGAGCGAGCATGACTGTTGGACAGCCTTCTGGGAACTCATTACTTTACTAGGACGATTAGGACTAACAGTAAATTGGAACAAAGTGGTTTATCCTTGCCAGCGTCTGACATATCTGGACATTGAAATTGATAGCAAGCGTAGGCAACTTAGGTTGCCTGATCACAAATTGTGA